The genomic DNA CTCTGGTCCATCGACTGATCTCGCGACCAGCTGCATGCAATAATAATCATTATCATTTGCAAGTCAAATGATTTTATCTGCTCGATTGGAAAATTCTTTCCTGTCCTCTCGAAATCTCTTCGTCACGCTTCTTCTTCGCCATCAAGCGAATGGTCGACCATCGCCCGCGCCATATCCACCATGTGTACTACCGAAAACGCCAGATCGCGACTTGCGCCTTGCAGGTTTTCGGCTGCCTTGAACGCGGTAGCGGCTGCGCAACGCAACAGATCCGAGGCATGCACCAGGGCTTCTTCACCGCTGAGGTGACGCCTGACGTCAAAAAAACGCTCATCAACCTCGGGTTCTGACACAGTTGGTTTCAAGTAGTAGTCCAGCGCACGCTGTGCTGCGGCGTTGCCTTGTGGCGAGGTGAAAGTGGTGTCCATCTGCAGGTCGGGCAAGTCTTTGCAGCTGATATTCATGGTGAAAGGTCACTCCTTGGTCGATTCAAATCCGTGATCTCAGAATAGTACGATTCGTAATTGTGACTTGAATTTAAATACTACAATATGTGTTTTGTCGGTCGAAGACGTACGCGTAAGGTGCCGCACATGGATAAATGGATTGAGTTGGTCAAGGCCAAGATGAGTGAACTCAAAATCACTCAAACAGAGCTCGGAGAGCGCGTCGGCATGTCCCAGGGCGGCATCGGCCATTGGCTGAACAAGCGGCGGGAACCGGGCATCACGGAAATGAATCGCGTGCTGCAGGCGCTGGGCATGGATTTTCTGGAGGTGGTGCTGGTGATCCGCGAGCCCCTGGACACGCCGGACGACGATATGCCGCTGGCGCAGAAATACAACCCGTACTTTCGCTACCCGGTCAGTGACTGGCGTACCCCCTGCGAGGCACGGGAGAGTGAACCGACGTCCTACGCCCCGACGCAAAGCAAACAACGCTTCGAACTGACGGATTACCACGCCCGAGGTGCGGCGTTCTGGCTGACAGTGACGGGTGATTCGATGACTGCGCCCACCGGCTCGAGCATTGCCGAAGGCATGCTGATTCTGGTAGATCCGGAGGTGGAAGCGCTGCCCGGAAAGCTGGTCATCGCCCAGTGGCCGAACAGCGATGAGGCGATTTTTCGCAAGCTTGACGAAGAGGGCGGCCAGCGTTATCTGGTACCGCTCAATCCGACCTGGCCCAAAGCCCTGTTCACCGACGAGTGTCGAATCATCGGCGTTGTGGTTCAGGCAACGGCGCGTTACTAGTCAGATCGATCCTCGCCAAGCGTAGGATCGATCCTTGATTCACACTTCTTCCAATTCGACCAAAGCGCTGCCTTCGCCGACCATCTCACCTTCCTGGCAATACAGTGCTTTGATCACGCCTGCGTGTGGCGCGCGGATGCTGTGCTCCATCTTCATCGCCTCCAGCACCACCAGTTGCGCACCGGCCTCAACCGATTGCCCGGCCTCAACCAGCACTCGCACGATGCTGCCATTCATTGGCGCGGTCAATCCGCCCTGATGACTGTGGCCGGCTTCGACGGCATTGATCGGATCGTACGACTCAATGCGCCGCAACTCGCCTTCCCATTGCAGATACAGTGAATTGCCCTGACGGATAGCGCGCAGGCTACGACGCACGCCGTCGCGCGCGACAACCAGCGCTTCAGCCGAGAGTTTGGCGTCGCCACCGGCTCCCAGCGTCAGCGCCCGATCCTGGCCCTCGCAACTCAAATGCAGGGCGATTTCTCGCGGCAGGCCAGCACGCAAACCGCAGCCCGTAACCCACGGCGAACCCGGATCATCCGCCCGGGAAACCTGCGGCAGACTCTGCGCAAACGCCTGCGCCGCCGCGTTCCAGAACGCATCACTTAACTCGCCCGGAGCCGGCAACAGTTGCTCCTGATAACGCGGGATAAACCCGGTATCCAGTTCCGCTGCGGCAAACGCCGGGTGCGCAATGATCCGCCGCAGGAAATTGATATTGGTTTTCAACCCGCCAATTGCAAATTCATCGAGCATGCTCAACAACCGCAGGCGCGCCTGTTCACGGTCCTCGCCCCAGGCAATCAGCTTGCCGAGCATCGGGTCGTAAAACGGCGAAATCTGATCACCTTCCTCAACGCCGCTATCGACTCGACGTCCCGGCCCTTCAGCCGATTCACGATACAAATCCAGGCGTCCGGTAGCGGGCAGGAAGTCATTCGCAGGATCCTCGGCATACAGACGCACTTCAATCGCATGCCCATTCAAAGGCACCTGATCCTGAGTGATCGGCAGCGCTTCGCCACGGGCGACGCGAATCTGCCACGCCACTAGATCCAGACCGGTGATAGCCTCGGTAACCGGGTGCTCAACCTGCAGCCGCGTGTTCATCTCCATAAAGAAGAATTCGCCACGCGAATCGAGCAAGAACTCCACGGTGCCCGCGCCGACATAACCAATCGCCTGCGCCGAACGCACGGCCGCTTCACCCATCGCCCGGCGCAGTTCCGGGGTCAGGCCCGGTGCCGGGGCTTCTTCGACAACTTTCTGGTGGCGGCGCTGAATCGAACAATCACGCTCATTGAGATACAGGCAGTTGCCATGCTGATCGGCAAACACCTGGATCTCCACATGGCGTGGCTTGAGCAGGTATTTCTCCACCAGCATCCGCGAGTCGCCGAACGACGACTGCGCTTCTCGTTGAGCGGAGGCGAGGGCTTCGGCCAATTGGCTGACCTCCTCAACCACTTTCATGCCTTTGCCGCCACCGCCAGCCGTAGCCTTGAGCAGCACAGGATAGCCGATACGTTCGCAGGCATCGCGGAAGGTATCGAGGTCCTGCGCTTCGCCGTGATAACCCGGCACCAGCGGCACACCCGCGGTTTCCATCAACGCCTTGGCCGCAGATTTGCTGCCCATCGCGTCAATGGCCGAGGCCGGCGGGCCGAGGAATATCAGGCCCGCCGCTTCGATAGCGCGAGCGAACCCGGCGTTCTCGGACAGAAAGCCATAACCCGGATGAATCGCCTGAGCGCCGCTGGCTTTGGCCGCCGCGATCAGTTTGTCGATTTGCAGATAACTGTCGGCCGCTTTGCTGCCGCCCAGGTCCACGCGAATGTCCGCCTCACGGCTGTGCCGCGCTTCGCGGTCGGTGGCGCTGTGCACGGCAACAGTGGTCAGGCCCAGGGCTTTGGCGGTGCGCATGACCCGGCAAGCGATTTCGCCACGGTTGGCCACCAGCAGGGTGGTGAGAACAGGTGCGCTCATCAACGCGGCTCCTTGGTGGTGGTTGCGGCCTGCCAGTTCGGCGGACGTTTTTGCAGAAACGCGCGCAAACCTTCCTGGCCTTCGGGGCTGACGCGGATACGGGCGATGGCGTTTTCGGTGTAGCGGCGCAGGGCCGGGGTCAGGGCGCCGTTGCCGACTTCACGCAGCAAGTCTTTGCTCGCACGCATCGCGGCTGGGCTGTTGAGCAGCAAATTGTCGATCCACTGTTCGACCTGTTGCTCAAGCTCCGCGACCGGATAGCTGTCGGACAATAAACCTATTTCCCGCGCCCGCTGACCGCCAAAACGTTCGGCGGTCAAGGCGTAACGACGTGCCGCGCGCTCGCCGATGGCTTGCACCACGAACGGGCTGATCACCGCTGGCGCCAGACCGATGCGCACTTCCGACAGGCAGAACTGCGCGTCATCGGCACCAATGGCCATGTCGCAGCAACTGATCAGGCCCAGCGCGCCGCCGAACGCTGCGCCTTGCACCACGGCCAGGGTCGGGATTTTCAGCTTGGCGAGGTTGTACATCAGCTCTGCCAGTTCGCGGGCGTCGTCGAGGTTGGTGTGGTAATCGAGTTCGGCCGATTGTTGCATCCACGCCAGATCAGCGCCGGCGCTGAAGTGCTTGCCGCGCCCGCGCACCAGCAGAAAACGCAGGCTGGCATCGCTGGCGACCTTGTCGAGGGCGAGGATCAGTTCGCGGATCATCTCGGCGTTGAAGGCGTTGTTCTTTTC from Pseudomonas baetica includes the following:
- a CDS encoding DUF6124 family protein, whose protein sequence is MNISCKDLPDLQMDTTFTSPQGNAAAQRALDYYLKPTVSEPEVDERFFDVRRHLSGEEALVHASDLLRCAAATAFKAAENLQGASRDLAFSVVHMVDMARAMVDHSLDGEEEA
- a CDS encoding LexA family protein, with protein sequence MDKWIELVKAKMSELKITQTELGERVGMSQGGIGHWLNKRREPGITEMNRVLQALGMDFLEVVLVIREPLDTPDDDMPLAQKYNPYFRYPVSDWRTPCEARESEPTSYAPTQSKQRFELTDYHARGAAFWLTVTGDSMTAPTGSSIAEGMLILVDPEVEALPGKLVIAQWPNSDEAIFRKLDEEGGQRYLVPLNPTWPKALFTDECRIIGVVVQATARY
- a CDS encoding acetyl/propionyl/methylcrotonyl-CoA carboxylase subunit alpha, giving the protein MSAPVLTTLLVANRGEIACRVMRTAKALGLTTVAVHSATDREARHSREADIRVDLGGSKAADSYLQIDKLIAAAKASGAQAIHPGYGFLSENAGFARAIEAAGLIFLGPPASAIDAMGSKSAAKALMETAGVPLVPGYHGEAQDLDTFRDACERIGYPVLLKATAGGGGKGMKVVEEVSQLAEALASAQREAQSSFGDSRMLVEKYLLKPRHVEIQVFADQHGNCLYLNERDCSIQRRHQKVVEEAPAPGLTPELRRAMGEAAVRSAQAIGYVGAGTVEFLLDSRGEFFFMEMNTRLQVEHPVTEAITGLDLVAWQIRVARGEALPITQDQVPLNGHAIEVRLYAEDPANDFLPATGRLDLYRESAEGPGRRVDSGVEEGDQISPFYDPMLGKLIAWGEDREQARLRLLSMLDEFAIGGLKTNINFLRRIIAHPAFAAAELDTGFIPRYQEQLLPAPGELSDAFWNAAAQAFAQSLPQVSRADDPGSPWVTGCGLRAGLPREIALHLSCEGQDRALTLGAGGDAKLSAEALVVARDGVRRSLRAIRQGNSLYLQWEGELRRIESYDPINAVEAGHSHQGGLTAPMNGSIVRVLVEAGQSVEAGAQLVVLEAMKMEHSIRAPHAGVIKALYCQEGEMVGEGSALVELEEV
- a CDS encoding gamma-carboxygeranoyl-CoA hydratase, which codes for MSDFNTLELQSDPRGFATLWLNRAEKNNAFNAEMIRELILALDKVASDASLRFLLVRGRGKHFSAGADLAWMQQSAELDYHTNLDDARELAELMYNLAKLKIPTLAVVQGAAFGGALGLISCCDMAIGADDAQFCLSEVRIGLAPAVISPFVVQAIGERAARRYALTAERFGGQRAREIGLLSDSYPVAELEQQVEQWIDNLLLNSPAAMRASKDLLREVGNGALTPALRRYTENAIARIRVSPEGQEGLRAFLQKRPPNWQAATTTKEPR